The proteins below are encoded in one region of Brassica napus cultivar Da-Ae chromosome A6, Da-Ae, whole genome shotgun sequence:
- the LOC125610008 gene encoding uncharacterized protein LOC125610008, which translates to MRRDVNGPGGSGSPKFAFVAWLAARDRLSTMDRISKWDHRVDETCVLCKREPESRNHLFFECVFSASVWEHLTKGILLSNHSNVWQDIVFIISDERMEGKKRYCLRYAFQAAIHAIWRERNKIRHNEKALPITAVMKMVEKGVRNKLSILRTKRVKG; encoded by the coding sequence ATGAGGAGAGATGTGAATGGTCCAGGGGGATCTGGTTCTCCAAAGTTCGCTTTTGTGGCCTGGCTAGCTGCTAGAGATAGACTGTCGACTATGGATCGAATATCCAAGTGGGATCATCGAGTTGATGAAACTTGTGTTCTTTGCAAAAGGGAACCGGAGTCAAGAAACCATTTATTCTTCGAGTGTGTCTTTTCTGCTTCGGTTTGGGAACATCTTACTAAGGGTATCTTGCTAAGTAACCATTCTAATGTCTGGCAAGATATTGTGTTCATTATATCGGATGAGCGTATGGAAGGGAAGAAGAGATATTGCTTGCGCTATGCTTTTCAAGCAGCTATACATGCTATATGGAGAGAGAGGAACAAGATAAGGCATAATGAGAAGGCATTACCTATTACTGCTGTTATGAAGATGGTAGAGAAGGGTGTTAGGAACAAACTGAGTATCTTGAGAACAAAGCGTGTGAAGGGATGA